In the Mytilus galloprovincialis chromosome 10, xbMytGall1.hap1.1, whole genome shotgun sequence genome, one interval contains:
- the LOC143048949 gene encoding uncharacterized protein LOC143048949 encodes MSDLYQRTLDKRSFLEKNGYKYICIWECEFDKEVESNMDLNKYMKSHTMHYPLEPREAFYGGRTEAFTMYKEAAKDESINYYDVTSLYPFINKTGKIPLGHPLIITENFKNIDAYEELVKCKINPPRNLYLPVLPSRIKGKLMFGLCRTCMEDGVTENCCHNVDSRALTGTWVSDEIKKAVEKGYEIEEIYEVWHFENVSQYDPLLRQGGVFTEYVNTFLKIKQEASGWPDWCKTEEDRQKYTEDYFEKEGIRLDAKNINCNPGLRQLAKLMLNSFWGKFGQRLNLPRTTYLTDPSIYFDILTSDSQEVQDVSFVTDDMVRINWINQSQFIEETGRTNVVIAAYTTTQARLQLYKYLENLGDRALYCDTDSIIFSSKPGDWRPITGDYLGDLTDETPNNNIDVFVSGGPKNYGYKLKNPDRDGNRTCCKIRGITLNYKNALELNFDTMKDVVQGKTDKVTVTDDNKICREVKTTNIITRAEDKTYRIVFDKRVLKKDYTTTPYGM; translated from the exons ATGTCTGATTTATACCAAAGAACACTCGATAAGAGAAGTTTTCTCGAAAAGAATGGATATAAATATATCTGTATTTGGGAATGTGAATTTGACAAAGAAGTGGAGAGTAATATGGATCTGAATAAGTATATGAAGAGTCATACTATGCATTATCCTCTTGAACCGAGAGAAGCATTTTACGGAGGACGGACTGAGGCATTCACAATGTATAAAGAAGCAGCCAAAGACGAAAGCATTAACTATTATGACGTAACTTCGCTGTATCCATTTATCAATAAAACAGGGAAGATTCCACTTGGACATCCATTGATAATCACAGAAAATTTTAAGAACATAGATGCTTACGAAGAATTGGTCAAATGTAAAATCAACCCTCCAAGAAATTTATATCTCCCTGTTCTTCCCTCGAGAATAAAGGGAAAACTAATGTTTGGATTATGTCGGACTTGTATGGAAGATGGTGTAACTGAAAACTGCTGCCACAACGTCGATAGCAGGGCCTTGACAGGTACTTGGGTCAGTGACGAAATAAAAAAAGCCGTTGAAAAAGGTTATGAGATAGAAGAAATATACGAAGTGTGGCATTTTGAAAATGTTTCACAATACGACCCACTTTTAAGACAGGGTGGTGTCTTTACAGAATatgtaaatacatttttgaaaataaaacaagaggcAAGCGGATGGCCCGATTGGTGCAAAACAGAAGAAGACCGTCAGAAATACACAGAGGACTACTTCGAAAAAGAAGGCATAAGGCTTGATGCAAAAAACATTAATTGTAACCCAGGACTTAGACAACTGGCCAAATTAATGCTGAACAG TTTCTGGGGAAAGTTTGGTCAGCGATTAAATTTACCACGTACAACATATTTAACAGATCCTTCCATTTATTTTGATATCCTGACCAGTGACAGTCAAGAAGTCCAAGACGTCAGCTTTGTTACGGACGATATGGTCAGAATCAATTGGATTAACCAGTCTCAATTTATTGAAGAAACAGGAAGAACTAATGTGGTAATAGCAGCCTATACAACGACACAGGCTCGACTACAGCTGTACAAATATCTTGAAAACCTTGGTGACCGCGCACTCTATTGCGACACTGATTCAATCATTTTCAGCTCTAAACCAGGCGATTGGCGACCAATAACTGGTGATTATTTGGGGGATCTAACGGATGAAACACCAAACAATAACATTGACGTTTTTGTTAGTGGTGGGCCAAAGAATTATGGTTATAAACTCAAAAATCCCGATAGAGATGGAAATAGAACATGCTGCAAAATCCGTGGAATAACTTTAAACTATAAGAATGCCCTCGAACTCAACTTTGACACAATGAAAGATGTTGTACAAGGAAAAACTGATAAAGTAACTGTGACTGATGATAACAAAATCTGTCGTGAAGTTAAAACTACTAACATTATAACTCGTGCAGAAGATAAAACCTACAGGATTGTATTTGACAAACGGGTGTTAAAGAAAGATTATACAACAACCCCATATGGGATGTAg